From Methanothrix sp., the proteins below share one genomic window:
- a CDS encoding formate--phosphoribosylaminoimidazolecarboxamide ligase family protein, giving the protein MIDRSRIYEILDGYEMDDVRIGMIASHSALDVADGAVEEGFRTLAVCQEGRERTYVKYFRAERAPDGRIITGMIDEVVVLKRFKDILDQQDLLIRKNVLFVPNRSFTSYCGIDSVEDEFEVPLVGSRNLLRSEERGDKMDYYWLLEKAGLPYPEQIEPDEIDCLVIVKLPHAVKTLERGFFTAASTEEYYEKSELLLRQGVIDSDGLELARIERYIIGPVFNLDFFYSPLRDRIELLGIDWRFETSLDGHVRLPAPQQLRLNEKQINPEYTVCGHNSATLRESLLEKAFDLAEKYVAATKEYYPPGIIGPFCLQTCVDKDLNFYIYDVAPRIGGGTNVHMAVGHPYGNALWRTSMSTGRRLAREVRLAMESDALRKIVT; this is encoded by the coding sequence TTGATCGATCGCAGCAGGATCTATGAGATTCTGGACGGATATGAGATGGATGATGTGCGGATAGGCATGATCGCATCTCATTCCGCCCTCGATGTCGCTGATGGCGCTGTGGAGGAGGGGTTCAGAACCCTGGCGGTCTGCCAGGAGGGGCGGGAGAGGACCTATGTGAAGTACTTCCGGGCGGAGCGGGCACCGGATGGAAGGATAATCACAGGAATGATTGATGAAGTGGTGGTCTTAAAGAGGTTCAAGGATATCCTCGACCAGCAGGATCTGCTGATCAGAAAGAACGTCCTTTTTGTTCCGAACAGATCATTCACATCTTACTGCGGGATAGACTCAGTGGAGGATGAGTTTGAGGTACCTCTCGTGGGCAGCAGGAACCTGCTCAGATCAGAGGAGCGGGGCGACAAGATGGACTACTACTGGCTCCTCGAGAAGGCAGGTCTGCCATACCCGGAGCAGATAGAGCCGGATGAGATCGACTGTCTTGTCATAGTAAAGCTGCCACATGCCGTCAAAACGCTTGAGAGGGGTTTCTTCACGGCAGCATCCACAGAGGAGTACTATGAGAAGTCAGAGCTTCTTCTCCGTCAGGGAGTGATAGACAGCGATGGCCTCGAGCTCGCGAGGATAGAGAGGTACATAATAGGCCCTGTGTTCAACCTGGACTTCTTCTACTCGCCTCTGAGGGATCGCATCGAGCTTCTCGGGATCGACTGGAGGTTTGAGACGAGCCTTGACGGGCATGTGAGGCTTCCGGCGCCGCAGCAGCTGAGGCTGAACGAGAAGCAGATAAACCCTGAGTACACGGTCTGCGGCCACAACTCCGCGACTCTGAGAGAGTCGTTACTGGAAAAGGCGTTCGATCTCGCAGAGAAATATGTTGCAGCGACAAAGGAGTACTATCCTCCCGGGATAATCGGCCCGTTCTGCCTGCAGACGTGTGTCGATAAGGATCTGAACTTCTACATCTACGATGTCGCGCCCCGCATAGGTGGAGGAACAAACGTACATATGGCAGTGGGCCATCCGTACGGAAACGCGCTCTGGCGGACAAGCATGTCCACAGGGAGGAGGCTGGCCAGAGAGGTGAGGCTTGCGATGGAGAGCGATGCGCTCAGGAAGATAGTGACCTGA